The proteins below come from a single Drosophila kikkawai strain 14028-0561.14 chromosome 3R, DkikHiC1v2, whole genome shotgun sequence genomic window:
- the LOC108083999 gene encoding phospholipid-transporting ATPase ABCA3 isoform X1, giving the protein MAVRDYFRKFYLMSWKNYKLQVGNPLQLMFILLCPPAIVCIAVLLRFLIPTRIRTDTIYDPIDLHRCWLEMLEKLERARKVADSHKITRNPFTPDLVIGWAPNDYNVFQMVMEKAQVNFEPMKLVSFQNCAQLRQRMLKDSMFAGICMDGNNFEKYYDLRDENPGNNMFIPPQFDYSIIMPSELRQIDGDFHRANWYTLYPRDPQAITLDRLKQSYEGGFVGYVREGFILMQKHISESFLKTIVHPIIPDIVLRRFPILGSREDPLMDEMEDCLSLLILVGFLFPSLIFVWEIVKEKQTNMRFFLVNMSIGNLVQFLSWYTTVLVCFIISSLFIIVLLKVPWNLQDPVLKQTPWYIILLALVSYSTVAVSYVVMLASFFTDPHTAVRVATIVWIAFNMPNFVLWNSMTETAWAFRYVTYLIPNVVLFAVFQCIIDREPIIHASFESNTYNYNHRKCDLPVYTGIWIFTVTSLIYCGIGLYMDIWRMGERSAKRINKEEARANNVPEDQYQDYTENANNQVRGIDVNSTKIYEVEPSNRLFKLKIKKLCKRFGPKYRPALNFFTWNVYENEVTVLMGHNGCGKSTLLKILAGLIEPSRGSVTVANYDMLTERKAACMELGLALDTKMLITGLTVLDHLRFICRVKGMNSKPDIDGHVSYFMNALQIDHLKNQRLKNLMPRHLVLVSICCAFVGNSSIILIDDIYSDLDNPTKELIWALINEEKSYRTIIVVVNTTTLAENIADRMAIMSNGELKCTGTKPFLKNMYGHGFRLICMKGKNCNIEELIALMNRHLPNLTIESNFGFKVNFILENKDEDQFPGLIDDLEQNMERLDLVSFRIRDTSTEEIFLRFGCDEEDQMGGTLGWQDNPNVLIDKYFATSAEANPNKRESRCGLWCLHLRAVFYKRLIIDFKHWIIILVEILTFLMAALCAFSGAFIYGKHFDLVPLTYNLTQLYDIKAFTEVVNDNNIMREVLANYKDSLYWYDSRVTNLGRSHDGAYALTHSSEFSRTVNMAFDFGATFDDSLITAWFNIIPLHMAPISLNLVHNALARHYLDSEARIDVTLETLPFQSNINVFPPGTQAFGIIMASTICFAFCFITPAYALTGIREQSAYQKQQFLAGARRFSFWAFTIGYDIFMHLMYILVLMFMVACYAHPEHDMVFYMLLLLGIMMAALLKIMLTHLIASRCRSPIYGFIFVSLLSCVGFLMFVGSIRNCNEDLPKYLWMFHQYVSVALILKIFRDYESKLYCSDPVVRFTSIKIYNGNSDPDCNKYTNDAHGVVGIFLILTAWIVLIGFLLFISEFHKTEGFSKYLSSKDKIQPTYDRGPTSGSSQAHAKISDDPSALIERQKGSNLSPEERSQQALVAVGLVSQYGKVKVLKGFNLTLAKGECLNIAGLNGSGRTTLLKLMVREAKLKSGQIWIQGHSIRRERSKTYRMVGYCPQCENLPPELTPRQLLYIQALFHGHAKAAADEVTEALIRMLGLYQCSNRSTRLCTAGEERRLYYAFAILTSPQLVCVDGVPAGLDPIGKRVILTVTTIMQSMGCAFLYTSLPVLDAERLCVRPTVLFDGELWTIRSIENENKTYKTGYRLEVRFKRKVNPNLSMSRSTWNRINHFPLSPHRKFSAFMEIKFPTAVLRSEDDTTMVFYFDVASTTFSTILLTIRRDAFEMNIEDYYITRNMTITHFANR; this is encoded by the exons ATGGCCGTACGCGACTACTTCCGGAAGTTTTATCTGATGAGCTGGAAGAACTACAAGCTGCAGGTGGGCAATCCGCTCCAGCTGATGTTCATCCTTCTGTGCCCACCTGCGATCGTTTGTATCGCGGTACTGCTAAGGTTTCTTATCCCGACAAGAATTCGCACGGACACGATCTACGATCCCATTGATCTGCATAGATGTTGGCTCGAGATGTTGGAAAAGTTGGAGAGGGCGCGTAAGGTGGCCGATAGCCACAAGATTACGCGGAATCCGTTCACGCCTGATCTGGTCATTGGCTGGGCCCCGAATGATTACAATGTCTTCCAGATGGTAATGGAAAAGGCACAGGTGAACTTCGAGCCAATGAAATTGGTCAGTTTCCAGAATTGTGCTCAGTTGCGCCAGAGGATGTTAAAGGACTCCATGTTCGCGGGCATCTGCATGGATGGTAATAATTTTGAGAAGTATTACGATTTAAGAGACGAGAACCCGGGGAACAATATGTTCATACCTCCACAATTTGATTACTCTATCATCATGCCCAGCGAGCTGAGGCAGATTGATGGCGACTTTCATCGGGCCAACTGGTACACCCTGTACCCAAGAGATCCGCAGGCCATTACCCTTGACCGCCTCAAGCAGTCGTACGAGGGCGGATTTGTGGGTTATGTTCGCGAGGGATTTATCCTTATGCAGAAGCACATCTCCGAGTCTTTCCTGAAAACCATCGTCCATCCGATTATCCCAGATATAGTGCTACGCCGGTTTCCGATCTTGGGTTCGAGAGAGGATCCACTAATGGACGAGATGGAAGACTGTCTGTCACTACTCATCCTGGTCGGCTTTCTGTTTCCCTCCCTGATCTTCGTTTGG GAAATAGTGAAAGAGAAGCAGACGAACATGCGCTTCTTCTTGGTCAATATGAGCATTGGCAATTTGGTTCAATTTTTATCTTGGTACACCACGGTCCTGGTATGCTTCATAATAAGCAGCTTATTCATTATAGTCCTTTTGAAG GTGCCCTGGAACCTACAGGACCCAGTGCTGAAGCAAACGCCCTGGTACATCATCTTATTGGCGCTAGTCTCATATAGCACCGTAGCGGTTTCCTACGTGGTCATGTTGGCATCGTTCTTCACCGACCCTCACACTGCCGTTCGAGTGGCCACAATCGTATGGATTGCCTTCAATATGCCTAATTTTGTGCTATGGAACAGCATGACGGAGACGGCTTGGGCATTCCGATACGTAACCTACTTGATCCCCAATGTAGTGTTATTCGCGGTTTTCCAGTGCATAATCGATCGCGAGCCGATCATTCATGCTAGCTTTGAGTCTAATACGTACAATTACAATCATCGCAAATGTGACCTACCAGTGTACACTGGCATTTGGATATTTACGGTTACCTCTTTGATTTACTGCGGCATCGGCCTTTACATGGACATATGGCGCATGGGCGAGCGCTCGGCGAAGAGAATAAACAAGGAGGAGGCCAGGGCAAATAATGTCCCTGAAGACCAGTATCAGGATTATACAGAAAATGCCAACAATCAGGTGCGGGGCATTGACGTTAATTCCACAAAAATCTACGAGGTTGAGCCGTCGAATCGGCTCTTCAAGCTGAAGATCAAGAAGCTGTGCAAACGCTTCGGGCCCAAGTATCGACCGGCCTTGAATTTCTTCACATGGAATGTTTATGAGAACGAGGTCACCGTTCTGATGGGCCACAATGGCTGTGGGAAAAGCACCCTTCTTAAAATACTGGCCGGTCTGATAGAGCCCAGCCGCGGCAGTGTCACGGTCGCCAACTACGATATGCTGACAGAGAGGAAGGCGGCTTGCATGGAGCTGGGCCTCGCTCTCGATACCAAAATGCTGATCACTGGACTGACCGTCCTCGATCACTTGCGTTTCATTTGCCGGGTGAAGGGCATGAACAGTAAGCCGGATATAGACGGACATGTGAGCTACTTCATGAATGCCCTGCAAATCGATCATCTGAAGAACCAGCGACTAAAGAATCTTATGCCCAGGCACTTGGTTCTGGTCAGCATTTGCTGTGCCTTTGTGGGCAACAGCAGCATTATCCTAATAGACGACATATATTCGGATCTGGACAACCCCACGAAGGAGCTGATCTGGGCCCTGATCAACGAAGAGAAGTCCTACCGCACTATTATCGTTGTGGTCAATACGACGACGCTCGCCGAGAATATTGCCGATCGAATGGCAATTATGTCGAACGGAGAACTGAAGTGTACCGGCACTAAACCTTTTCTGAAAAATATGTACGGACATGGCTTTCGATTG ATTTGTATGAAGGGCAAGAACTGTAACATTGAGGAGCTGATTGCCCTGATGAACAGGCATTTGCCTAACTTGACCATCGAGTCGAACTTTGGCTTTAAGGTCAACTTCATTTTGGAGAACAAGGATGAGGATCAATTTCCGGGACTGATCGACGACCTGGAGCAGAACATGGAGCGCCTGGATTTGGTCAGTTTTCGTATCCGGGACACCTCCACGGAGGAGATCTTTTTACGCTTCGGATGCGATGAAGAGGACCAGATGGGCGGAACCCTAGGCTGGCAGGATAATCCGAATGTGCtcattgataaatattttgcgACCTCGGCCGAAGCCAATCCTAATAAGCGGGAAAGTAGATGCGGGCTATGGTGTCTGCACCTCAG AGCCGTATTTTACAAACGACTAATTATTGACTTTAAACATTGGATTATCATACTCGTGGAGATTCTTACCTTTTTAATGGCTGCGCTTTGTGCCTTCTCTGGCGCTTTCATCTATGGCAAGCACTTTGATCTGGTTCCGTTGACCTACAATCTCACCCAGCTGTATGACATCAAAGCCTTCACTGAGGTCGTCAACGATAATAATATCATGAGGGAAGTCCTCGCAAACTACAAGGACTCCCTGTACTGGTATGACTCCCGGGTGACAAATCTGGGCAGAAGTCATGATGGTGCATACGCCCTGACGCACAGTTCCGAATTCTCCCGCACCGTCAACATGGCCTTCGACTTCGGGGCAACGTTCGACGACTCCCTGATAACCGCCTGGTTCAACATCATTCCCTTGCACATGGCTCCCATTAGCCTCAACCTTGTCCACAATGCGCTAGCCAG ACACTACCTGGACTCAGAGGCTAGAATTGATGTGACCCTGGAGACGCTTCCATTCCAGTCGAATATCAACGTATTTCCGCCTGGAACCCAAGCCTTTGGCATTATAATGGCCTCCACAATATGTTTTGCGTTCTGCTTCATAACTCCAGCGTATGCCCTAACCGGCATACGAGAGCAATCCGCTTACCAGAAACAACAGTTCCTAGCCGGAGCCCGGCGGTTCAGCTTTTGGGCATTTACGATCGGCTACGATATATTTATGCACCTTATGTACATTTTAGTTCTGATGTTCATGGTGGCCTGTTACGCTCATCCAGAACACGACATGGTCTTTTACA tgttgctgctgctgggtatTATGATGGCTGCATTATTGAAGATTATGCTCACGCACTTGATAGCGAGCCGTTGTCGAAGTCCCATCTATGGATTTATATTTGTGTCCCTTCTCAGCTGCGTGGGATTTCTCATGTTCGTAGGGAGCATTAGAAATTGCAACGAAGACCTACCCAAATATCTGTGGATGTTCCACCAGTACGTGAGCGTGGCACTCATTCTGAAGATCTTTAGAGACTACGAAAGCAAGTTATATTGCTCTGATCCAGTGGTGAGGTTCACCTCCATAAAGATCTATAACGGCAATTCAGATCCCGATTGCAACA AGTATACTAACGATGCACACGGCGTAGTCGGTATCTTCCTTATTTTGACGGCGTGGATCGTTCTAATCGGCTTTCTGCTATTCATCTCGGAGTTTCACAAGACAGAGGGCTTTTCCAAGTACCTGTCATCTAAGGACAAAATTCAGCCCACTTACGATCGGGGACCTACTTCTGGCAGCAGTCAGGCTCATGCTAAAATATCTGATGATCCATCCGCTCTCATCGAACGCCAGAAGGGCTCTAATTTGTCACCAGAGGAACGCAGCCAGCAAGCTCTTGTGGCCGTGGGCCTGGTCAGCCAGTATGGCAAGGTGAAGGTGCTCAAGGGTTTTAACCTTACGTTGGCCAA AGGCGAATGCCTCAACATTGCCGGATTAAACGGTTCGGGCAGGACAACGCTGCTAAAACTCATGGTGCGCGAGGCGAAGCTGAAGAGCGGCCAGATATGGATCCAAGGCCACTCGATACGCCGCGAACGGAGCAAGACCTACCGCATGGTGGGATACTGTCCACAGTGCGAAAATCTGCCCCCCGAGTTAACGCCGCGGCAGCTGCTTTACATCCAGGCCCTTTTCCACGGCCATGCAAAGGCTGCCGCCGATGAGGTCACAGAAGCACTGATCCGGATGCTGGGATTATACCAGTGCAGCAACCGATCGACGCGCCTTTGCACCGCCGGCGAGGAGCGTCGCCTGTACTATGCCTTCGCCATTCTCACTAGCCCGCAGCTCGTCTGCGTGGACGGTGTTCCCGCGGGTCTGGACCCCATTGGGAAGCGTGTCATCCTCACGGTGACCACTATCATGCAGTCGATGGGCTGCGCCTTCCTCTACACCAGCCTGCCTGTCCTGGACGCGGAGCGACTGTGTGTGCGTCCGACGGTCCTGTTCGATGGCGAACTGTGGACGATCCGTTCCATCGAGAATGAAAACAAAACCTACAAGACCGGCTACCGCCTGGAGGTGCGGTTTAAGCGCAAGGTCAATCCCAATCTCAGCATGTCGCGGTCCACCTGGAACCGGATTAACCACTTCCCCCTGTCGCCCCATAGGAAGTTTAGCGCCTTCATGGAGATCAAGTTCCCGACCGCCGTGCTCAG GAGTGAGGATGATACCACAATGGTGTTTTATTTTGATGTGGCGTCGACCACATTCTCCACGATCCTATTGACAATTCGGAGAGATGCATTTGAAATGAACATTGAGGATTACTACATCACCCGCAATATGACCATTACACACTTTGCAAATAGATAA
- the LOC108083999 gene encoding phospholipid-transporting ATPase ABCA3 isoform X2 has translation MAVRDYFRKFYLMSWKNYKLQVGNPLQLMFILLCPPAIVCIAVLLRFLIPTRIRTDTIYDPIDLHRCWLEMLEKLERARKVADSHKITRNPFTPDLVIGWAPNDYNVFQMVMEKAQVNFEPMKLVSFQNCAQLRQRMLKDSMFAGICMDGNNFEKYYDLRDENPGNNMFIPPQFDYSIIMPSELRQIDGDFHRANWYTLYPRDPQAITLDRLKQSYEGGFVGYVREGFILMQKHISESFLKTIVHPIIPDIVLRRFPILGSREDPLMDEMEDCLSLLILVGFLFPSLIFVWEIVKEKQTNMRFFLVNMSIGNLVQFLSWYTTVLVCFIISSLFIIVLLKVPWNLQDPVLKQTPWYIILLALVSYSTVAVSYVVMLASFFTDPHTAVRVATIVWIAFNMPNFVLWNSMTETAWAFRYVTYLIPNVVLFAVFQCIIDREPIIHASFESNTYNYNHRKCDLPVYTGIWIFTVTSLIYCGIGLYMDIWRMGERSAKRINKEEARANNVPEDQYQDYTENANNQVRGIDVNSTKIYEVEPSNRLFKLKIKKLCKRFGPKYRPALNFFTWNVYENEVTVLMGHNGCGKSTLLKILAGLIEPSRGSVTVANYDMLTERKAACMELGLALDTKMLITGLTVLDHLRFICRVKGMNSKPDIDGHVSYFMNALQIDHLKNQRLKNLMPRHLVLVSICCAFVGNSSIILIDDIYSDLDNPTKELIWALINEEKSYRTIIVVVNTTTLAENIADRMAIMSNGELKCTGTKPFLKNMYGHGFRLICMKGKNCNIEELIALMNRHLPNLTIESNFGFKVNFILENKDEDQFPGLIDDLEQNMERLDLVSFRIRDTSTEEIFLRFGCDEEDQMGGTLGWQDNPNVLIDKYFATSAEANPNKRESRCGLWCLHLRAVFYKRLIIDFKHWIIILVEILTFLMAALCAFSGAFIYGKHFDLVPLTYNLTQLYDIKAFTEVVNDNNIMREVLANYKDSLYWYDSRVTNLGRSHDGAYALTHSSEFSRTVNMAFDFGATFDDSLITAWFNIIPLHMAPISLNLVHNALAR, from the exons ATGGCCGTACGCGACTACTTCCGGAAGTTTTATCTGATGAGCTGGAAGAACTACAAGCTGCAGGTGGGCAATCCGCTCCAGCTGATGTTCATCCTTCTGTGCCCACCTGCGATCGTTTGTATCGCGGTACTGCTAAGGTTTCTTATCCCGACAAGAATTCGCACGGACACGATCTACGATCCCATTGATCTGCATAGATGTTGGCTCGAGATGTTGGAAAAGTTGGAGAGGGCGCGTAAGGTGGCCGATAGCCACAAGATTACGCGGAATCCGTTCACGCCTGATCTGGTCATTGGCTGGGCCCCGAATGATTACAATGTCTTCCAGATGGTAATGGAAAAGGCACAGGTGAACTTCGAGCCAATGAAATTGGTCAGTTTCCAGAATTGTGCTCAGTTGCGCCAGAGGATGTTAAAGGACTCCATGTTCGCGGGCATCTGCATGGATGGTAATAATTTTGAGAAGTATTACGATTTAAGAGACGAGAACCCGGGGAACAATATGTTCATACCTCCACAATTTGATTACTCTATCATCATGCCCAGCGAGCTGAGGCAGATTGATGGCGACTTTCATCGGGCCAACTGGTACACCCTGTACCCAAGAGATCCGCAGGCCATTACCCTTGACCGCCTCAAGCAGTCGTACGAGGGCGGATTTGTGGGTTATGTTCGCGAGGGATTTATCCTTATGCAGAAGCACATCTCCGAGTCTTTCCTGAAAACCATCGTCCATCCGATTATCCCAGATATAGTGCTACGCCGGTTTCCGATCTTGGGTTCGAGAGAGGATCCACTAATGGACGAGATGGAAGACTGTCTGTCACTACTCATCCTGGTCGGCTTTCTGTTTCCCTCCCTGATCTTCGTTTGG GAAATAGTGAAAGAGAAGCAGACGAACATGCGCTTCTTCTTGGTCAATATGAGCATTGGCAATTTGGTTCAATTTTTATCTTGGTACACCACGGTCCTGGTATGCTTCATAATAAGCAGCTTATTCATTATAGTCCTTTTGAAG GTGCCCTGGAACCTACAGGACCCAGTGCTGAAGCAAACGCCCTGGTACATCATCTTATTGGCGCTAGTCTCATATAGCACCGTAGCGGTTTCCTACGTGGTCATGTTGGCATCGTTCTTCACCGACCCTCACACTGCCGTTCGAGTGGCCACAATCGTATGGATTGCCTTCAATATGCCTAATTTTGTGCTATGGAACAGCATGACGGAGACGGCTTGGGCATTCCGATACGTAACCTACTTGATCCCCAATGTAGTGTTATTCGCGGTTTTCCAGTGCATAATCGATCGCGAGCCGATCATTCATGCTAGCTTTGAGTCTAATACGTACAATTACAATCATCGCAAATGTGACCTACCAGTGTACACTGGCATTTGGATATTTACGGTTACCTCTTTGATTTACTGCGGCATCGGCCTTTACATGGACATATGGCGCATGGGCGAGCGCTCGGCGAAGAGAATAAACAAGGAGGAGGCCAGGGCAAATAATGTCCCTGAAGACCAGTATCAGGATTATACAGAAAATGCCAACAATCAGGTGCGGGGCATTGACGTTAATTCCACAAAAATCTACGAGGTTGAGCCGTCGAATCGGCTCTTCAAGCTGAAGATCAAGAAGCTGTGCAAACGCTTCGGGCCCAAGTATCGACCGGCCTTGAATTTCTTCACATGGAATGTTTATGAGAACGAGGTCACCGTTCTGATGGGCCACAATGGCTGTGGGAAAAGCACCCTTCTTAAAATACTGGCCGGTCTGATAGAGCCCAGCCGCGGCAGTGTCACGGTCGCCAACTACGATATGCTGACAGAGAGGAAGGCGGCTTGCATGGAGCTGGGCCTCGCTCTCGATACCAAAATGCTGATCACTGGACTGACCGTCCTCGATCACTTGCGTTTCATTTGCCGGGTGAAGGGCATGAACAGTAAGCCGGATATAGACGGACATGTGAGCTACTTCATGAATGCCCTGCAAATCGATCATCTGAAGAACCAGCGACTAAAGAATCTTATGCCCAGGCACTTGGTTCTGGTCAGCATTTGCTGTGCCTTTGTGGGCAACAGCAGCATTATCCTAATAGACGACATATATTCGGATCTGGACAACCCCACGAAGGAGCTGATCTGGGCCCTGATCAACGAAGAGAAGTCCTACCGCACTATTATCGTTGTGGTCAATACGACGACGCTCGCCGAGAATATTGCCGATCGAATGGCAATTATGTCGAACGGAGAACTGAAGTGTACCGGCACTAAACCTTTTCTGAAAAATATGTACGGACATGGCTTTCGATTG ATTTGTATGAAGGGCAAGAACTGTAACATTGAGGAGCTGATTGCCCTGATGAACAGGCATTTGCCTAACTTGACCATCGAGTCGAACTTTGGCTTTAAGGTCAACTTCATTTTGGAGAACAAGGATGAGGATCAATTTCCGGGACTGATCGACGACCTGGAGCAGAACATGGAGCGCCTGGATTTGGTCAGTTTTCGTATCCGGGACACCTCCACGGAGGAGATCTTTTTACGCTTCGGATGCGATGAAGAGGACCAGATGGGCGGAACCCTAGGCTGGCAGGATAATCCGAATGTGCtcattgataaatattttgcgACCTCGGCCGAAGCCAATCCTAATAAGCGGGAAAGTAGATGCGGGCTATGGTGTCTGCACCTCAG AGCCGTATTTTACAAACGACTAATTATTGACTTTAAACATTGGATTATCATACTCGTGGAGATTCTTACCTTTTTAATGGCTGCGCTTTGTGCCTTCTCTGGCGCTTTCATCTATGGCAAGCACTTTGATCTGGTTCCGTTGACCTACAATCTCACCCAGCTGTATGACATCAAAGCCTTCACTGAGGTCGTCAACGATAATAATATCATGAGGGAAGTCCTCGCAAACTACAAGGACTCCCTGTACTGGTATGACTCCCGGGTGACAAATCTGGGCAGAAGTCATGATGGTGCATACGCCCTGACGCACAGTTCCGAATTCTCCCGCACCGTCAACATGGCCTTCGACTTCGGGGCAACGTTCGACGACTCCCTGATAACCGCCTGGTTCAACATCATTCCCTTGCACATGGCTCCCATTAGCCTCAACCTTGTCCACAATGCGCTAGCCAG GTAA